Within Trichoderma atroviride chromosome 2, complete sequence, the genomic segment GCTCGGGCCATTATCTCAAGGACCCTTGCTTGTACACATGGTTCAATTAAGGTTAATAATACACTACTCTGGTAAGGTAAGCCACTACGGCATTATGCTCTATAATACTCCTAGGATAACCCATGCTTTAGCTGCTGTAGTAATAACTACGTTTGGTAATAGTTTTTTCCCCGAAGGATCTTAAACAGGCTACTTTAAGCACCTTCCTTGCAAGTTCTTCTTTATAGTATTGAAAAAGAGGCTAGAGTAGGTAAAAAGGTATACCCGGCTACTTCTAAAGGGCCGAGTTTACTGTCTTGCCTGTTAAAGTCAAGGACTCCTCCACATATCAACCTCAAACTATAACAATAATGGGAGTCCTGCCATGATACAGCATAAAAACAATCCTTTAAGAGGCAATAAGGAACTTCAGGGGCATACTCCGCAATCCTAGCTAGTGCAATCCTACTGCTTATGAAGGATTGCAGGATCCTACTCGTTGAATAACCCCAGTGCAGCTGCCTAAACTACTGCACTAGCATGACTCTCTAGTAAACTTTCAGAGTGTGTGCACTATTGTGAATAAGGCGCGAGGAAAGAAGCTAGTCCACCAAACACTTCGATAACTCTACTTGCATTGTGAATGCAGTATGCGCCTATTGATATCTACGGTAAATACTCTAGGGAGGGTTGTATAATCCTATTCAAGAAACTTTTTGAGTCGACTTCCAGAATATCATACATGATTTCCTCGATGCAGAGAGAAGCTATACGCTAATCTGAAGCTCAAATATATGTACATAACCAACTTCTAGTTTAGTCTTAGGATATGGAAAATAAaggattaaaaaaaagaagaaggtaGCATCAGCTAGCTTTAAAGTACCCATCGAAAACGATGTATCACATAACTTTTCACTTACTTGATTTGGTAGACTCTAAAATGCATCTAGCACTCTATCCTAGAGCATTAGTAGCTATACTTCCTGCCTATCTGTTAGAAAATACTGCTTTTACGGTCTTGTGGCTCTGATTGCCCTGTTATCGAAGTGGAATATATGATTTGTAATTAATGAAGCTAGTAAAATGATGAACAGGAAACGAAGCCGAGACTAGTATATAGCTTCTGGTTCTTTGATCCGATAACCAGGTTTCATTctaaatttattaaagttCCCGAGCAGGCATACGCTTTTGCAAGCAGTTACAGTGGAACCAAAAAGCAAGTACAAACGCAAAGGATAACAATCCAAGTTACATAACGCACTTGGTTTTTAATGCAAGCAAGCACACGCAACTGAAAACATAAATTATGTATTAAGGGTGCAATAACCAAAGTCAAAAGCGAAAAGGAGAGTAATGAGATGCAGCTGTACTGGTGTTATGTTAcagtttctctctctctctggaAGTAACGTTCCTTTCGTGCTGTTATCTTGGCGTATCACCCTATGCTTTGCCTATGAAAGTCAAGATGACATTACACGTCAGACCAGACCCTTGTTATTTATTATTGTAATGCTTTCTTTCGGCAAACCTTTCATCTCTTACCAGCTTTGAGACACGGCAATAAAATTTTCATCGATTTGCCAGTTCCGGATTCACTAGCAGCATGATATATCGAAGTTCATTGATTACTCCCAATGCTTCCAGCTGTTGAAGTGATAATTTTCCCAAACAGCCACGACATTCTCTTCAGTTCAAAGATAATTATAAAAGCGCAATCTGACACTCAGAAATGTCTCCGTTGATGAATAATTCCAGGAATGGTGAGATGCCTGTCTTTAGCAGGAAAGAAAAGTGTAGTCTCTTCAATAACTGGATTGGGAATTAACAGCATTCAATTCTTTTTAAATAGTTCAGGCGGAAGTGGCCCTGATTTTGTCTGTTTAACTTCCAATAGAAATAACAGAGGTGCTACTGGATTCTTAGAATAAGCTATTCCTTGAACTAGTTGCATCTAATCCCAGTTTTCGGTGTCAGTCGCGCAGTGTTTGTACACGTTTTACAAAATATTTTCGCGTCCACTTGAGTAATAAGTTTTGAATACACACAAGTAGGCGATCTTTGAGATGTTGAAAGACTGCGCAGCATGAGCTGAGTGGCTCAGTGGTGGCGAAGCAGCACAAGACTTAATCTAACTACATGGGCTTTCCCCGCTCGAAAAACTTTAAATTGTAGAATTAGCTAACGTATAATAGAGTTGAAGTACCGGTAATATTAATGTAGAGAGCGGACATATCTACTATTACATCATTCCACTTTCAAAACAGCTAGTGTCATTGCTATAGAGTTCTAGTAGTGTATAAATAAGCTTGCTCTCCCTGTTTCGAAATTCAGATGAATTTACTTTTGTATAATACTCATCGACTTGTATAATCATCAGttgtttaataattatacttCGAAATCACCAGGATGCCGACTGGGAGCTGCTGGTGTGGCAACGTTAAATATGAGTTTGCTGGGGGCTCTACGCCTGTGGTAATTATATCACTTGGAGGACTTACCCAAAATTTCAAGCTAAACTCAAATACAGGCGTTATGTCACTGCTTATCATGCCAAAAGATAAGTGGCGGAACCAATACAGCTAATATTCCTGTGGCACGCGAGAAGCTCACCGTGACTTCTGGTACACCGAAATCTCATACTCAAAAACATGAAGATGGATTTGATTTGACGGTATTCTTTTGTGGTGATTGCGGTAGCGCTATTTACAAACATGCTGATGGAGACATGTTTGAAAATGTTTCTTTGGTTCAATCAGGAACACTAGATGGACCTGCCCGGGACAAGATTAGCACACCATCATCGGAGTTGAATGTGAAACTCAGGGCATCTTGGTTAGCAGAAGTCAGCGCCGCTGTTCAAAAACAAGGATTTGTATGATTGCACGATGCATGTGTATGTAATGGAACAAAGCATATATGATGCAGCTTAAGACAACACTCACTTGGCGGCAATCTAGGCGATAGCATCCGTGTTTTTATTCACAGGTATCACACGGAACCAAAGCCGAAATCTATCCCCAAGTTACAAAAACTGTTAATTTGAACAACTTTTTCGTCTTATCCATATAAAAATTGAAAGAATAGTCTACCGTTCGTCAAAGCCTTGCTGGTATGGCCCCTACCCAGTCTtggcaagagaaaagagcgtgAGGATATAGAGAGAATGAAGGataaagaagcaaagctCGCGTATAAATGAAGGAATCGTGCTCCTAGGGCTCGTAAGTTGGATGGGTATGGATAGACAGTTTCGATGGCGCTCATTTGGTGGTTAAAGGCGTTCAGGTTTTGCAGAATGAGAGGCGTGCGAGCTCTGAAACTCTGGGGAGTCTGATTGGCTACTTGTACACACATAAGGTGCACCTGTGGTAACGATACAGCCGATCTACCGACGTATTTCCACAACAATAACGACTTCTAACTATGCCATTTATCATATTTTTTAAACATAGATTACAAAAGCAATCTACTACGAGCTATTCAAAGTACTGCATCGCCACCAACACGCTCGAGCGTCAGCAGCTTGTGCAGTGCATATGTGTTGGTTGCGGGGGGGCATTTGGAATTACGCCCCGGCGCTTACAAGTAAGAACTCGTGGCTTGCAATTTATAGCGCGTCTATAGCGTGCCAGTAGCTCTCATCATCGAGCTCAGACACGAGATGGCACAGACTGTACATGTGTCCATGGTAACGAATGGTTCTATTCagttttattttagtttGGTAGGTATAGCAATGTGGCACATTGAGGTTACTTCCCAGGGCATTAAATTGCATAGACCCTTAATGAATGCGCATGGCGGCTATTTTAGGCCAAATTGAATACATCTAGGAGAACGTCAGATTATGTTACTCTTCTGGCGTACATAAGAGGGAATGCAGATAGTGACGCAAGAGATTGATATACGTAGCCTTGAACGAAATCGAACAACGTTTGACCCAAGCAGACTATACGCTATTTTGAACATGACAACAATCTTCTGCAATACAGGACTCTTGTGATGCATACCTCGAACCCCTAGAATGCCTCTCAGACCGATCCTGGATACCGATGGATCggtcttgcccttgagcgAAGCATTAATTAGCGACCATAGAACGAATTGCCCCAAAATGAATTCCCCAAATTGCGATCCTCGATATCCTGGCAAAGAGGCTTAAATAATGTCAACGGGCAGGACTACGCAGTGGGGATAGCAGCTTTGTAGCGAATGCTAGCATAGTTGGGGTAGCACTAACTGAACCGTACAAAGGCACGAACGGATCAATGTTCTTATTGATAGGAAGGATATTGCTACTAGGAACAGCCgttttaaataagaaaatcACTGCAGAGAGATAACTATGTCagtaagttttaattattgCCATGGCCCCCAGATTTCCCAGTTGTCAGGAGATCTTCATCGGGCTTGCTCGAGTCAGATACTCTGTATCGGTGCAAGCAGCTGAAAACACCCGTGATGGATTCCTGCGCACTATTGAAGATCATGACAGCGTCCCCTCATAGAGCGAGAACTTGGCTCATGTCATCTGTTGCAGCATCCACTCAAATTAGACTTGTAGTGTTGAGAGTATCCGGTGTGGCATTCGGGAGACTATTCAGTGTTTAACAGGATAAATAAGAGCAAGCCGGCATGAGTGACTATAATTCGGGTGAGTGGTGGAGAGCAAGGCCTTCCATACTCACCTGACCTGAGCTGGTATATTGTCTCGGAAATGTACATATTCAGTTTTTAAACCTGTGACAGCAGCTTTAAAACAATGCTTTTGTTCTTGTAACAAACAACATGTCCGGTTAAGCGCTCTGACATTTAAGACTATATTTTCCAACAACTTGGCTCTTTATTAGTATGTATTAGGCAATGTCTATTGCGTTTATATTTCGCCTTGTTCGACAACTTATGAAAACTTTAAAAAGCAAGTCATGTCATGTTTAGTACATGATAGGAatagctattattatatgTAAATCCTGCAATTTCCGCTGTGTAATATGTGCCTTTCGTGCGACCCCAAGGTCAATCTAGTCTGTTACAATGAGTGGCGTTGATGTAGTTGTAGCCGCGGGCGGAGGGAATACCGGAGCTGTTGTAGTATACAACCCCTGTTGCTCGCAAGCGCAGACTGTAAGAAACATAATATTAGCGAGAGCAGCCAAAAATAGGGAGAGAAACCGTTGAGAGCAGAGCAACACCAGCTCAGAAGCCTAGCTGGAGATGAAACGAGCCAAGAGGAAATGAAACGTACAGGAAGAGATAGAATTAAATACATCAATTGCACCTCCGAACCCACAGCCACCGATGATGCAATTGGCTCCTGCACCTTGAATAATTTCCTGGTTTTGACATTGGCAGATAGTATCATTTGCTCCACAGCTGGCTTGCGTCACGGCGGCGGAGCTAAGACACGAGCTTGCACAAACGGGAATTGCACTGCGGGTGGCGTCACAGGAGACTGGGTAGGTCGTGATAGTCGTATAAGAGACAGAAGTCGTCGTGATGGCAGGGGGGTTGGATGTGAGACTGGGGACAGAGGAGGTCGAGACAGGGTTCAGGGAGCTAGAGGTAGAGCTAGAGCTTCTTCCGAGCACGGTAGTTTCTGAAGTACTATGTGGATGAAGGGTCAGCAAGGTCGAGATCGATGTGGCCAATCGCCCGCTCCAGTGAAGGTATCAGGATGAATCCAAACATGTACGTACATTGTAACAATGACGGTGGCCGTCGATCTAGGTTAGCCAGTATAGTCAGTTGGAGTTCTTTTCTCAAATCCAAAGACATTGAACTCACATCTCAGTTCTCCAAAGGGTCTGTGACGTCTTTGTAACAGCCGGGGCAGTGACCGTAGATGTAAATGTTGAAGCGGTCGCAAGATAGCTTCCCGAAAAGCACGAGCATCCATGTGATGCGGACGATGGTGGAGGGTTCAACATACGGATGCAATTGGGTGCCGGGCagccctttcttctttctctcttctccggAGGCGAGGAGGTCAGTGTATCGGCCGCGATCGAGGCCGGGGTGACCGTTCGCAGCTCGTTGGACGTATCAGTCAACGTTTCGATATCTGTGGTCACATCTGTGGCAGTGACGAAGCTTCACTGAACTGTCAACTTTGAACGGCGTGCGGTAAAATATTGCCGGGGTGGGCTAGCAAGCGTACGAAGTGGGTGTGACTGTGACAGTCACAGTTGGTAGGGAGATCAGCACGTTTGCCGAAGAACTGCAGAAAGGGATTGCGATACTGGGGCTGGCGATGAGGCACCGAAGAAGGTTGTCGTGGGCGCAGTCGTTTCGAGACTCGATGCCTTCACTCAGCTGAATTCCAGGCGCAGCCGAGACGGCTGCGGCGCCGAACGCTAGGAGGGCGAGATGTTGGAGCTTCATGGGCGGTTATTGTGCAAGGCAAACTCCTACCAGGCTTTTTGGTCAATAGGTTACATCCgcgaggaagacgatgagatgATAGCCGAGGTGGcagcatctctctctttaaACTAATTGAAAGCCTGTCGGCCCTAGTAAATGATCGTAGATCGAATCCCTGTTTGACTTCTCCGCTGAATTTTTTGCGGCTGCCCACCGAATACACTCGTTGCAGCCGCCAGCACTTTGGGTTGTCGATTACTTTGGAAAATCTTCGAACAGGATACTCAAGATTGTTTACATTCAGACAAGCCTGATTCGTAGATTTGAGCAGCCGGTAGATATGATTCTGCAAAGCAAAGTATGGGCGATGGTAAGCTGTCGTGCTCGACACGATTGATTCACTAGGCGTTTGCTCATCGTAAAATGAAAATCCACAAAATCTTTCAGCTGGCTCCGTGCATCTACACTATTGGTTTGGCAGCTCCATCGTTCCAGGGGTACCGCTAACGCTAGTCTACACTAGAACTACTAATTACACGCTTTGAACACTATCGAATCTAGTTCAGCTCATGTCCTGACTCGGAGCGAATCGAATCCGGGCTGGCCATTGCGAAAACTTCTGACAGGAGCAAAAAGACCCTCTGTGGACGATCATAGACTATATGCTTAGTAAAAATCAGATTGATCGGCTCTTTCTCAGGCTTCCAAGATTCATTAATAACAGCGGCAAAATGTTGAAACTGGCCGGTTACGACATTCGATCCAGCAGTTCACATGAACGACGTGCAAACAAAGTAGAGCTAAGAGGAATCAAAAGGCAACGCTCCGATGGAATATAGCAGAGAGCCAATTAACTTCTAACTCTTCTGTACAAACGTTATTTTCGTGTCTCTCGGTACCTATGTAATAGCATTCCGTAGCACACTCTTGCTCTTACTAGCAACAATACGGATTTCCAATACGCGCTTAAACGGGAAAATAGAAATAGTAATGATCCAAAAAGCAGCTACGGGAAATTTCGAATGCAATACGTATCATTAAACcataatagtaaaaataggAGTAATAAGACCGATGGTACCGAAAGGCATAGATCTCATGAACTACCTAGTAGATTGTGTTATTGTTCAAAACTAATTCGAGAGATACATCGCCTCTAAAGAATGAAGCGAATTAATAATGTAGGATATTGGATAAATAGTCAGCAACTACCTTCAAATGACTTTATGAGCCGATAATGCCAACATTTGCTTTGGAACATAGACTAGATGGTCCTACCTTGAACATCATTGATCGCAAACTCATAGCTCATCCCGTGCTGTGGGTGTTTCCGGCAGCTTGTATCCACCTTTCCATAGTGTTCTAAATATAGCTGATGGGTCGTATCTGTCCCTTATCCTGAGCATCCTGGCCAAATCTTCTGGCGTTAGAGACTGTTCGTACACAGGCTGATCCTTGTTGGCGTAGTTCAGGTAGGTGAAATTGACTAGTAGATCGAGATTGCGAGCCTCCTTTTGAACCAGTTCACCTAGTTTGTTGGTAGCGTCTTTCATTCTCTTATCGTCTACTGGGTCTTCCCAGTTCGTCATAATAAGAACCACTGTATCCTTGACGTTAGCTTTCCAGAAACTCAACGGCTATTTCACACTATTAGGTGTACATAGCTGGAAAATCTCACGTGTTAGGTCCTCGTCAGATTCCTTCATAGTGTTGTATACTGGAGACCCGCGATTTCCCTCTATAAATCTTTTCGGGAATGGCTGGAAGCCCAGCATCGTTGAAAATCCCGGTGCATCTTCAAGCGGTGCAAATACATCGGCTGCCATTTTGCCAAAGTCAAGAAATAACTTCGTGCTAACTTTGATTGTCAAAGTGAACCAGGCTGTGCGAGATGGTGTCTGGAGTAGCGAGTCTATGGGGTCGTGGATGACTTCATTTCTCTGGCCAGTTTTTTCGTTGTAGATGACAGGCTCAACAGGTGACATGGGTTTCTCTGGTCGACCTGCACTATTTACCACGCAAGTCATGATCATATTCTTACCCATGGCTTTAAGGTGGCCTACCGATATGAAGAGGTCAGTGTTATCATTTCTGTGGGAATACTCTTCGTAAGCAGGGAATATTTCGGTTCTCGTTTGTTCTGTGGACGGATAAAGTCCGACTGCTCCCCAAATTTCTGTTGAAGCGTCTGCATTCATATCGAAGCGAGTGATTATACCATAGTTGGTGCCAGCGAGCTTGAGGGCCCAGAATAGATCCGAGTGCGAATCTGCATTAGCCTCCACGATGGTTCCGTCAGAGAGCACAACTTCGTAGTTGAAGACGCTGTTGGCACCAAATCCCGGAGTTTTAGATGTAAATGGATAACCACCTAGCAGTGGTAAGTTAGCACACTGAACCCAGAATTTGCTCTCTCATCTCACCTCCAGCCAGAAACCCGCCAACACCGACGTCGCTCATTCGTGCCCCAGGAACAGTGAGATTGTGGGCATCCATGGCCTTGTATACACTAATCCACTTAGATCCTGGCCCCAGGGACACAGTCTGGCGTTCCACTGATATATAGATCCTGTTCATATCTCTCAAGTCGAAGACGAAGCCATCATCGGTATTCGACGCCTCCGCCCACGCCATGTGCCCTCCGGAGGCAACAGCAAATTGGCAGTGGTGTGATGCCGCGATTTTGAGGATCTTGGAAATATCCTCGGTAGACTTGGGTTTGACGTAGCAAGCGGGGGAGTAGtcatgctgctgttgagagTAAAAGGTAGAGAGTCTGTCGCTGTAGTCACTGCTCGCTGGACCATGGACGATGGAGGCAAATTCGGTACGGATGGCGTCGCACTACGCATGATGAGTATTAGCATCTGTTTCTAATACCGTTGCGAAGAAAGCAAGAAGCGGGGGCAGccttctgcctttttttgtggCCTTACACATTCTTGTGACGTTGAGATGCTGTCGGCATCGTACCGTTGCGTCAATGCCTCGCTGCCGGTCAATAGGAATAACAAGGAGATTTGGCTGAAAAGAGGCATGGTACTTCGACGCAACTGTATTGTCTCGAAACCAATTCTGGAATCCTTTGGGTGATGACCTTTGAACAAAGCCTTACTGGTTTCCTCATCTTTATATGAGGGATGTAGTAGCCATATGTCAGCGGCTAAACAGCAATCGCCCGAGGCCAAATTGTAACTCTAGGGACACACACAGCCTTGCTACCACGGATAGTTTAGCTTTGTGCTCGATTCACAGCAGTGTATTCGCGTATGGGCGCGCTAAAATTGTAATCCGGGGACTCGCTGATTAACACAAAGATGTCAATTGACAATTAGAGTTTGTAGTTGGTATATAAGAACTTAGATGTACATTGTAAGCATACTAGTAGCTATTAATATTCGAAGCCAATTGCGAGTGGTAGAATATATGAAAGACCCATTTAAATAAAATGTAAGCATTActtaaactttatattcTAATACTTTAGTCCCAGACCCAGTTGGCTAACTAGATTGTACGGATACACTGACCAACCAGGAAGCCCTCTCCATCACTGATACTGGAATTATAGGCTAATCTCATGTTTTGTGATAGAAAATGGTTGCTCAGCAGACTGTATTAAGAGCATCAAATAGAGGATTAAGGCTAAATTGCTATCTATCCCAAGCGTGTAACCCGCGATTCATGGATTATGACAGCACTCAAACCCAAGCCAAGCAATCCCCGCATTCATATTCGAACGCAATTACAGCAAAGTGCTTCCTATCCACAATGATTTGCTGTGAGATAATATACCTTCTTCCACAACCTTtacaaaagaagaattggTTTATGTCAACCACTGATCTCGTAACAAGATTCACCGGTCGAAGTTCCATGAAGGGTTTCAAAACGTGTCTCTCATGACGATAGCAGGCAATACTGGCAAGATTCAAAGGGGCTTTGAGTCTTGAATAATCATGCGGGCCGCGCGCTCAGCGATGCCATATACGGCTGTTTGGATATGCGCAGATGGAAGAACGGGGATGATGCTTGCATCCACCACTCGTAGATTAGTAGTACCGTAAACTATGAGCTCTGGGCTTACCACTCCACCGTCTTTCTCGGGAAGCATGGCGCATGTTCCAACTGGATGATATATGGATAGTGTGGTGTTGAGAACATACTGGCGCCAGTCTCCGTCCGTCTGGACAGCCCCGCCTGGTTCGTATTCAGTCACCCATGTTGAAGAGAGCGGCGCAGAGTGTGCAATCTTGCGGCAGTATTTGGCAACCTCAATAGCGGCCTGCACATCGTACTCGTTGGATAAATACTGCGGGTCAATCTGTGGTGTAGCATCAATGTCCGTAGAAGTGATGTGGATGGTGCCACGGCTGAGAGGATGCATAACGACACCAATGAGAGTGAAGAAGCCCTTTCCATACAGAGAGGAGCCTTTAGCGGGGTAGCCCTTGACTCCAGTGTAGCCATCTGAAAAGATGATTTCCACCTGTGGCGATAGAACTGATCCAATATactgcagcttcttcttaTCGACAATAGACCCAAGCGAAAGCACCACATGTTTTGCGAGAGTGTTGAGTTTGGTAGCTAGATTGCCCACCACCTGATGCCAGTTTAGATAGCTGTATCCACTTCCAGTGTAATCATACAAAGAAGTCTGGTTTGCACGCCATAATGCAAGCTGTGCGGCTGCATACGTTGCATTGTACTTGAGTATGTCAAACGAAGTGAAATTGTCCTTCAGTTGGTAAGATGCTTGGTATCGAACGTGGTCCTGCAAATTCTCCCCCACGCCATCGAGGTTAATAATCTGGTCCACGCCTGCCTTTGAGAGTATCGCCTTGTTTCCAATGCCGGACAGCTCTAGCAGGCCTGGACTTTGGATAGCGCCACAGGATAGAATGACCTCTCTCGTAGCCTGGATGACGGTGCCATCCTGTAGCGTAACACCAACTGCAGAATGAGAATTTTGGCTCTTGCGTAAATTCACCTTGGCTACGCGCGTCCTCAGTAACAAATGGAGGTTCTTCCCCGCTCCTGGGATGTAAGAGTTCGCAGCGTAAGATCTCGCCCATGTTCGCGGGTCGACATTGCTGGGCTGGTTCATATATCCGATAGGATTTCCACCCAAAGAATTGAGATTATGCGGGATCCCCAAACCAGCCATTGATTGAAGCCACAGGTCCTGCTGCGCGGGTATTACCCTATTTATCACCGTGTGGATAGGTC encodes:
- a CDS encoding uncharacterized protein (SECRETED:SignalP(1-18)~SMCOG1138:FAD linked oxidase domain protein~CAZy:AA7~EggNog:ENOG41~antiSMASH:Cluster_2.1); the protein is MPLFSQISLLFLLTGSEALTQRYDADSISTSQECCDAIRTEFASIVHGPASSDYSDRLSTFYSQQQHDYSPACYVKPKSTEDISKILKIAASHHCQFAVASGGHMAWAEASNTDDGFVFDLRDMNRIYISVERQTVSLGPGSKWISVYKAMDAHNLTVPGARMSDVGVGGFLAGGGYPFTSKTPGFGANSVFNYEVVLSDGTIVEANADSHSDLFWALKLAGTNYGIITRFDMNADASTEIWGAVGLYPSTEQTRTEIFPAYEEYSHRNDNTDLFISVGHLKAMGKNMIMTCVVNSAGRPEKPMSPVEPVIYNEKTGQRNEVIHDPIDSLLQTPSRTAWFTLTIKVSTKLFLDFGKMAADVFAPLEDAPGFSTMLGFQPFPKRFIEGNRGSPVYNTMKESDEDLTLVLIMTNWEDPVDDKRMKDATNKLGELVQKEARNLDLLVNFTYLNYANKDQPVYEQSLTPEDLARMLRIRDRYDPSAIFRTLWKGGYKLPETPTARDEL
- a CDS encoding uncharacterized protein (EggNog:ENOG41~CAZy:AA3~SECRETED:SignalP(1-20)~antiSMASH:Cluster_2.1), coding for MRRSILITWLVAAAVIPVASVSSHSGRLQVYDYVVVGGGTAGSALATRLSQGLPNKSILLIEAGPEALDEDRINIPGMKGSTLGTIYDWNFTTVPQTALNGRVLGANRGKVLGGSSALNLMTWDRSSSEEYDGWEQLGNPSWNWKNMITAMEMVETFTGINSSSYGDQGVGTSGPIHTVINRVIPAQQDLWLQSMAGLGIPHNLNSLGGNPIGYMNQPSNVDPRTWARSYAANSYIPGAGKNLHLLLRTRVAKVNLRKSQNSHSAVGVTLQDGTVIQATREVILSCGAIQSPGLLELSGIGNKAILSKAGVDQIINLDGVGENLQDHVRYQASYQLKDNFTSFDILKYNATYAAAQLALWRANQTSLYDYTGSGYSYLNWHQVVGNLATKLNTLAKHVVLSLGSIVDKKKLQYIGSVLSPQVEIIFSDGYTGVKGYPAKGSSLYGKGFFTLIGVVMHPLSRGTIHITSTDIDATPQIDPQYLSNEYDVQAAIEVAKYCRKIAHSAPLSSTWVTEYEPGGAVQTDGDWRQYVLNTTLSIYHPVGTCAMLPEKDGGVVSPELIVYGTTNLRVVDASIIPVLPSAHIQTAVYGIAERAARMIIQDSKPL
- a CDS encoding uncharacterized protein (SECRETED:SignalP(1-18)~antiSMASH:Cluster_2.1), producing MKLQHLALLAFGAAAVSAAPGIQLSEGIESRNDCAHDNLLRCLIASPSIAIPFCSSSANVLISLPTVTVTVTPTSFVTATDVTTDIETLTDTSNELRTVTPASIAADTLTSSPPEKRERRKGCPAPNCIRMLNPPPSSASHGCSCFSGSYLATASTFTSTVTAPAVTKTSQTLWRTEISTATVIVTITSETTVLGRSSSSTSSSLNPVSTSSVPSLTSNPPAITTTSVSYTTITTYPVSCDATRSAIPVCASSCLSSAAVTQASCGANDTICQCQNQEIIQGAGANCIIGGCGFGGAIDVFNSISSFCACEQQGLYTTTAPVFPPPAATTTSTPLIVTD